One Prunus dulcis chromosome 7, ALMONDv2, whole genome shotgun sequence DNA segment encodes these proteins:
- the LOC117634899 gene encoding cytokinin riboside 5'-monophosphate phosphoribohydrolase LOG7 isoform X2, with protein sequence MEETKSRFNRICVFCGSSSGKKASYQEAAVELGKELVERRIDLVYGGGSVGLMGLVSQAVHDGGRHVLGVIPRTLMPRELTGETVGEVRTVSDMHQRKAEMARQADAFIALPEELLEVITWAQLGIHRKPVGLLNVDGFYNSLLSFIDKAVDEGFISTTARQIIVSAPTAKQLVRQLEEYVPEQDEITSKLVWEEVDRINYVSEPRDVLAFD encoded by the exons ATGGAAGAGACAAAGTCGAGATTCAATAGgatttgtgttttttgtgGTAGCAGTTCAGGGAAGAAAGCCAGCTACCAAGAAGCTGCTGTTGAACTTGGGAAGGAGCTG GTGGAGAGAAGGATTGATTTGGTCTATGGTGGTGGAAGCGTGGGATTGATGGGTCTTGTTTCTCAGGCAGTTCATGATGGCGGGCGCCATGTCCTAGG AGTTATTCCAAGGACCTTAATGCCTAGAGAG TTAACTGGTGAGACTGTTGGTGAAGTGAGAACTGTCTCAGATATGCACCAAAGGAAAGCTGAGATGGCCCGTCAAGCCGATGCTTTCATTGCCCTCCCTG AAGAATTGCTGGAAGTCATTACCTGGGCTCAGCTTGGAATCCACCGCAAACCT gtGGGCCTCTTGAATGTGGATGGCTTCTACAATTCTTTGTTGAGTTTCATTGATAAGGCCGTTGATGAAGGCTTTATTTCTACTACTGCACGTCAAATCATCGTGTCTGCTCCAACAGCCAAGCAATTGGTCAGACAACTTGAG GAGTATGTACCAGAGCAGGATGAAATAACATCAAAGCTGGTTTGGGAAGAGGTGGACAGAATAAATTATGTGTCTGAACCACGTGATGTGTTGGCTTTTGATTGA
- the LOC117634899 gene encoding cytokinin riboside 5'-monophosphate phosphoribohydrolase LOG7 isoform X1, giving the protein MEETKSRFNRICVFCGSSSGKKASYQEAAVELGKELVERRIDLVYGGGSVGLMGLVSQAVHDGGRHVLGVIPRTLMPRELTGETVGEVRTVSDMHQRKAEMARQADAFIALPGGYGTLEELLEVITWAQLGIHRKPVGLLNVDGFYNSLLSFIDKAVDEGFISTTARQIIVSAPTAKQLVRQLEEYVPEQDEITSKLVWEEVDRINYVSEPRDVLAFD; this is encoded by the exons ATGGAAGAGACAAAGTCGAGATTCAATAGgatttgtgttttttgtgGTAGCAGTTCAGGGAAGAAAGCCAGCTACCAAGAAGCTGCTGTTGAACTTGGGAAGGAGCTG GTGGAGAGAAGGATTGATTTGGTCTATGGTGGTGGAAGCGTGGGATTGATGGGTCTTGTTTCTCAGGCAGTTCATGATGGCGGGCGCCATGTCCTAGG AGTTATTCCAAGGACCTTAATGCCTAGAGAG TTAACTGGTGAGACTGTTGGTGAAGTGAGAACTGTCTCAGATATGCACCAAAGGAAAGCTGAGATGGCCCGTCAAGCCGATGCTTTCATTGCCCTCCCTG GTGGTTATGGCACTCTAGAAGAATTGCTGGAAGTCATTACCTGGGCTCAGCTTGGAATCCACCGCAAACCT gtGGGCCTCTTGAATGTGGATGGCTTCTACAATTCTTTGTTGAGTTTCATTGATAAGGCCGTTGATGAAGGCTTTATTTCTACTACTGCACGTCAAATCATCGTGTCTGCTCCAACAGCCAAGCAATTGGTCAGACAACTTGAG GAGTATGTACCAGAGCAGGATGAAATAACATCAAAGCTGGTTTGGGAAGAGGTGGACAGAATAAATTATGTGTCTGAACCACGTGATGTGTTGGCTTTTGATTGA
- the LOC117634356 gene encoding uncharacterized protein LOC117634356: MKIKPVLHHNHPKITSTTPTPALLPITCHHITKTQTLKTINPNHTQSQRLRICTNPTTTRKRFSTISAATLQPSQPLDLTEDNIRQVLADARIEFGQLFDTSVGMTGQVELAELDGPYVKISLKGRFWHERSVVLARLANYLKQRIPEILEVDIEDEKQLDDSPENF; this comes from the exons ATGAAGATCAAACCAGTTCTTCATCACAACCACCCCAAAATCACATCAACAACCCCTACACCAGCCCTCCTCCCCATTACTTGTCATCACATCACCAAAACTCAAACCCTGAAAACCATTAACCCCAACCACACACAAAGCCAGAGGCTGAGGATCTGTACAAACCCAACAACAACCAGAAAGAGATTCTCAACCATATCAGCAGCAACACTTCAGCCTTCACAGCCTCTCGATCTAACTGAAGACAATATCAGACAGGTCTTGGCAGATGCAAGAATTGAATTTGGACAGCTCTTTGACACTTCTGTTGGCATGACAG GGCAAGTTGAACTTGCCGAACTGGACGGGCCCTATGTGAAGATCAGTCTCAAAGGCCGGTTTTGGCACGAACGCAGTGTGGTTCTGGCTAGACTGGCCAATTATCTCAAGCAGAGGATCCCT GAAATTTTGGAGGTAGACATAGAAGATGAGAAACAATTGGATGACAGCCCTGAAAACTTTTAG
- the LOC117634355 gene encoding 2-Cys peroxiredoxin BAS1, chloroplastic, producing MAASTALISSTPSRAFSSKSTPLVASSSISKPTSQTLTFPKSFNGLRLPRVAHSVSLSRGAHSRRSFLVKASVDELPLVGNVAPDFEAEAVFDQEFIKVKLSEYIGKKYVILFFYPLDFTFVCPTEITAFSDRHAEFEELNTEILGVSVDSVFSHLAWVQTDRKSGGLGDLNYPLISDVTKSISKSYDVLIPDQGIALRGLFIIDKEGVIQHSTINNLAIGRSVDETKRTLQALQYVQDNPDEVCPAGWKPGEKSMKPDPKLSKEYFSAI from the exons ATGGCTGCCTCCACCGCTCTCATTTCCTCAACCCCATCTAGGGCTTTCTCCTCCAAATCCACGCCTCTCGTCGCGTCTTCCTCCATTTCCAAGCCCACCTCCCAAACCCTAACCTTCCCCAAATCCTTCAATGGCCTCCGCCTACCACGCGTCGCCCACTCGGTTTCTCTCTCCCGGGGCGCTCATTCCAGAAGGTCCTTCCTTGTCAAAGCTTCTGTGGATGAGCTTCCTCTGGTTGGAAACGTAGCTCCTGATTTTGAGGCTGAGGCTGTTTTCGACCAGGAATTCATCAAG GTCAAGCTCTCTGAATACATTGGGAAGAAATATGTGATTCTGTTTTTCTACCCACTGGACTTCACATTTGTTTGCCCCACAG AAATCACTGCTTTCAGCGATCGTCACGCTGAGTTTGAGGAACTCAACACAGAAATCTTGGGTGTTTCAGTTGACAGTGTG TTTTCGCACCTTGCATGGGTCCAAACAGATAGGAAGTCAGGAGGACTTGGCGATTTGAACTATCCGTTGATATCTGATGTCACcaaatcaatttcaaaatccTATGATGTGCTGATCCCAGATCAG GGAATTGCATTGAGAGGACTTTTCATTATTGACAAGGAAGGTGTCATTCAACACTCCACCATTAACAATCTTGCCATTGGCCGTAGTGTGGATGAGACTAAGAGAACGCTCCAG GCCTTGCAGTACGTTCAGGACAATCCTGATGAAGTTTGCCCTGCTGGTTGGAAGCCTGGGGAGAAATCCATGAAGCCAGACCCCAAGCTCAGCAAAGAGTACTTCTCCGCGATATAG
- the LOC117634646 gene encoding transcription termination factor MTEF1, chloroplastic → MQETHFLTTTKQPFFSSYSHPNPKPQSLSSSHHDSFHSLHPQNPKSPHFPILSTKTTLSLPLQSLKPPSSPTPHSDFQEKVLYLDSIGLDFFSLINHHPPILSSPLPHIKSTVHFLLTSIGFNSPELRRLIGMCPEILSSRVAEIVPVLTFLLREARVNGSDLRRVLNRRPRLLACCVKTRLRPTLYFLQSIGISQVNKHTSLLSCSVEDKLQPRIDYLEKIGFSRRDALSMFRRFPQLFCYSIEQNFEPKFNYFVVEMGRDLKELKEFPHYFSFSLENRIRPRHQRCVEKGVCFPLPVLLKTSEARFRDRLEIFCNSSIPFRNSPLWCTNSISDDLEK, encoded by the coding sequence ATGCAAGAAACCCACTtcctcaccaccaccaagcAACCCTTTTTCTCCTCCTACTCCCAccccaaccccaaaccccaatccctctcttcctctcaCCATGACTCTTTCCACTCTTTACAcccccaaaacccaaaatccccCCACTTCCCAATCCTCTCCACCAAAACCACCCTCTCCCTCCCCCTCCAATCCCTCAAGCCACCCTCCTCCCCAACCCCCCACTCAGACTTCCAGGAAAAAGTCCTCTACCTAGACTCAATCGGCCTCGACTTCTTCTCCTTAATCAACCACCACCCTCCGATCCTCTCCTCCCCTCTCCCCCACATAAAATCCACCGTCCATTTCCTCCTCACCTCCATCGGCTTCAACTCCCCGGAGCTGCGCCGCCTCATTGGCATGTGCCCCGAAATCCTCTCCTCCCGAGTCGCCGAAATCGTCCCCGTCCTCACCTTCCTCCTCCGCGAGGCCCGCGTCAACGGCTCCGATCTCCGCCGCGTCCTCAATCGACGCCCCAGATTGCTTGCCTGCTGCGTCAAGACCCGCCTCCGCCCCACCCTCTACTTCCTCCAGAGCATCGGCATTTCCCAAGTGAACAAGCAcacctctctcctctcctgcAGCGTCGAGGACAAGCTCCAGCCCCGAATCGACTACCTCGAGAAAATCGGGTTCTCTCGCCGAGACGCTCTCTCCATGTTTCGGCGGTTCCCGCAGCTCTTCTGCTACAGCATCGAGCAGAATTTCGAGCCGAAATTCAATTACTTCGTGGTGGAGATGGGGCGAGACTTGAAGGAGCTCAAGGAGTTTCCGCACTACTTCTCGTTCAGCTTGGAGAATCGGATTCGGCCGAGACACCAGCGGTGTGTGGAGAAAGGGGTTTGTTTTCCTCTGCCTGTTTTGTTAAAAACCAGTGAGGCTCGGTTTCGGGATAGGCTGGAGATTTTTTGTAATTCTTCCATCCCTTTCAGAAATTCTCCTCTGTGGTGTACAAATTCGATTTCTGATGATTTggaaaaatga